Proteins encoded in a region of the Trypanosoma brucei gambiense DAL972 chromosome 4, complete sequence genome:
- a CDS encoding 70 kDa peroxisomal membrane protein has product MTVFELCKEYIASRSRNHELCACMLTGGVAAILAASAGLRSNKPLPLKAERSKPASSVNGKEAQAQDKVKVQSFAAAVRRFLALLEIAIPSIRSRESGMLMIISLLLISRTFLSLRITSVAAAVDKSAISGNPATVVRVVGLLLCWFAPVALANTTLRYCVGMLGLRLQSNLAHHLHRIYLNNDVFFAVASSHSVKNIDERITRHVASWSRNVAGFFTSILEPLINIVAFSYKVGSTSGSRTLAMVIGYYALFVAIAQKFSPDMEDLVAEQLSREGTLITAHNRLLKYAEELVMSKGQLFHRNLMNQYLESIVQHRSRAAFVQGRYGLMENLFLKYGSRILSNFVCLGVVLSRNTEATSGQDLLALFAETSYVFMKLSQGIGGLVRNCRGFFVLRSLSDEIYELQESIQHAAEVQRTSRRALDDAPKGSAGEIVRGDYIAFENVPIILPTNEMLCRGLTLHVKPGMNLLIVGANGCGKSSLLRLLAGLWPLHGGRIVKPRMDQIYYVPQRPYVPCGTLRSQITYPKQLSELEVSESMLYECLEMAKLEDILSRPHITWDTVFSWSDGLLSLGEMQKLAIARLFYHRPHFAVLDECSSNMDIEIEERLYSMCKQLGISLISITHRRTVWRHHNWVLWFNDLGSFMFSPLSFNEHGTAVLTRVVAATDSSMIGRQVTLDVSDGKQ; this is encoded by the coding sequence atgaCAGTGTTTGAGCTATGCAAGGAATACATCGCGTCTAGGAGCAGAAACCACGAGTTGTGCGCATGCATGTTGACTGGCGGCGTTGCTGCTATACTTGCAGCCTCTGCAGGGTTGCGGTCTAACAAACCGCTCCCACTGAAGGCTGAAAGATCAAAACCAGCGAGCAGTGTGAACGGGAAGGAAGCGCAAGCACAGGACAAGGTGAAAGTTCAGTCGTTTGCTGCAGCAGTCCGGCGCTTTCTTGCCTTACTTGAGATTGCCATTCCGTCCATTCGTTCACGGGAAAGTGGAATGCTGATGATaatttctctcctcctcattTCGAGGACGTTTCTATCGTTACGTATCACCAGCGTTGCAGCGGCGGTGGACAAAAGTGCTATAAGCGGCAACCCCGCTACGGTGGTGCGCGTCGTTGGATTGCTATTGTGCTGGTTTGCTCCCGTTGCATTAGCGAACACAACCTTGAGGTACTGCGTAGGAATGCTGGGTCTGCGGTTGCAGTCTAACCTGGCCCATCACTTGCATCGCATTTATCTTAACAATGATGTCTTCTTTGCCGTCGCTAGCTCGCACTCGGTAAAAAACATTGACGAACGCATTACACGACACGTCGCAAGCTGGTCCAGAAACGTCGCGGGGTTTTTCACGTCTATCCTGGAACCACTAATCAACATTGTCGCCTTTTCGTACAAGGTGGGTTCCACCAGTGGGTCACGAACGCTAGCAATGGTGATTGGCTACTACGCATTATTTGTAGCTATTGCCCAAAAGTTTTCTCCCGATATGGAAGACCTTGTTGCGGAGCAGCTCAGCCGCGAAGGTACCCTTATCACTGCGCATAACCGACTGCTGAAATACGCGGAGGAGTTAGTGATGTCCAAAGGACAACTGTTTCACAGAAATCTCATGAATCAATATCTCGAGTCGATTGTGCAGCATAGGAGTCGGGCAGCATTTGTGCAGGGGCGTTATGGTTTGATGGAAAATTTATTCCTGAAGTACGGCTCGAGGATACTGAGTAACTTCGTGTGTTTGGGAGTTGTCCTCTCCAGGAATACGGAGGCGACGAGCGGACAAGATCTCCTTGCTCTCTTTGCAGAGACTTCTTACGTTTTCATGAAGCTTTCGCAGGGGATTGGTGGACTTGTGAGGAATTGCAGGGGATTTTTTGTCTTGCGTTCCTTAAGTGACGAAATTTACGAGCTCCAAGAAAGCATTCAACACGCTGCGGAGGTTCAACGGACGAGTAGACGAGCACTGGACGACGCTCCGAAGGGCAGTGCTGGTGAGATCGTGCGTGGCGACTACATAGCATTTGAGAATGTGCCCATTATTCTCCCAACCAACGAAATGTTGTGCCGGGGACTGACGCTGCACGTGAAACCAGGAATGAATCTCCTCATTGTTGGCGCCAACGGTTGCGGTAAGTCGTCTTTGTTACGGCTTCTGGCTGGGCTCTGGCCGCTTCATGGTGGTCGTATTGTAAAGCCTCGTATGGATCAAATCTACTACGTACCACAAAGACCATATGTCCCCTGTGGCACGCTGCGCAGTCAAATTACGTACCCGAAGCAATTATCAGAACTCGAAGTGAGTGAGTCCATGCTGTACGAATGTCTTGAAATGGCCAAGCTGGAAGACATACTCTCAAGGCCGCACATCACGTGGGACACCGTCTTCTCGTGGTCTGACGGTCTGCTGTCGTTAGGCGAAATGCAGAAACTCGCGATTGCGCGTCTCTTTTACCACCGGCCGCACTTTGCCGTACTTGACgagtgcagcagcaacatggATATTGAGATAGAGGAGCGGTTGTACAGCATGTGCAAGCAGCTGGGCATCTCATTGATATCCATCACCCACCGCCGTACCGTGTGGCGGCACCATAATTGGGTTTTGTGGTTTAACGACCTCGGGTCCTTTATGTTCTCACCGCTTTCCTTCAACGAACATGGGACGGCGGTGCTCACACGCGTCGTGGCCGCAACGGACTCATCAATGATTGGGCGTCAAGTGACACTTGACGTATCTGACGGGAAACAGTGA